A window of the Cheilinus undulatus linkage group 21, ASM1832078v1, whole genome shotgun sequence genome harbors these coding sequences:
- the LOC121503605 gene encoding charged multivesicular body protein 6-like, whose product MGNVFGRKGRPSRVTEQDKAILQLKQQRDKLKQYQKRITLQLEKERLLAKQLLKDGKKEKALLLLKKKRYQDQLLDKTENQISNLERMVQDIEFMQIEMKVIEGLKVGNDCLKSMHEIMSIEDVERILDETQEAIEYQRQIDDMLAGALTQEDEDAVLAELEAITQGEDVALPEVPTEPIPEVPEAAKAEPERREAKKKPEREMLAA is encoded by the exons ATGGGAAACGTTTTTGGGAGAAAGGGTCGGCCGTCTCGTGTAACCGAACAGGATAAAGCCATTTTG CAACTGAAGCAGCAGAGGGATAAGCTGAAGCAGTACCAGAAGAGGATCACCCTACAACTGGAGAAAGAGAGACTTCTTGCAAAGCAGCTCCTCAAAGATGGCAAGAAAGA AAAAGCGTTGCTGCTTCTTAAGAAAAAACGCTATCAGGATCAGCTGCTAGACAAGACGGAAAATCAGATTTCAAACCTGGAGCGCATG GTTCAAGATATCGAGTTCATGCAAATAGAGATGAAAGTCATAGAGGGGCTAAAGGTTGGGAATGACTGTCTGAAGAGTATGCATGAG ATCATGTCAATTGAGGATGTGGAGAGAATCCTGGATGAGACCCAAGAAGCAATTGAATATCAAAGG CAAATAGATGACATGCTGGCTGGAGCCCTGACTCAGGAGGACGAGGATGCCGTTTTAGCCGAGCTAGAAGCTATCACTCAG GGAGAAGATGTAGCACTTCCAGAGGTCCCCACTGAGCCGATACCTGAGGTCCCAGAGGCAGCTAAAGCAGAGCCAG AGAGGAGAgaagcaaagaaaaagccagAGAGAGAAATGTTGGCAGCCTAA